The genome window GCACAGCCTCTTCCTCTCGTGCTCGGTCAGCGTCGGGTGTGCCTAATTGATATCAAGGTCAGACAAATCAAGAGATGAACTCATCGATGGAGGAGATTACAAATGTTGATTGCAGTGAGTTAGATATCAGTTTCAGGATTCATACCTTGAGATAAGAGTCGACTGCTCGATAGAGCCCGTCGTCGCATGTCCTGGTGGACTCCGGCAATGCTTCTGCCAGAACCTGAAACTTGGTCAGGGAGAGGTTCCTGTCCCTGGAGACCTCTGTGAGATAGCTATCGAGCAGTCTTGCAACTCTGGTCTTGGCATTGGGTCCGCTGGCTCTTTGATTGGCCTCATAACTGTGCTTATCTGGGTATGGCTCCCTGCCTGGGCTGGAAGACTCTGTTTGCTCTTGAACCAGGAAGTGCTCAAGCAGCCTCTGAACCAAATCCACATCGTACAGCGTCTCGCTCTTATGGAAGGAAGGGATGAGAAGGTCCGGCAGAGTCGCCTGCTCCAGCTGCATGCCGACTCGCTTCTCCAGTTCCGTCACCAGCGCAGGTGCCACCTTCAGCATGTTCGCTAGTCTGAGCAAccggaggaggaagctgcaggtgACGCAGTCCTTCTGCGGTGGAATTATGCTTATGAGGCTTTCGATCACCATGCGCTGCTCTCGGATCTGACCGCTCGACAAGTCATCCTTGCTGCCACTTCCTGCGACGATCAGATGCAGTCCTCCTTGGTGACTCCACGGCTCCTCGCCCCCCTGCGCCCCTTCTTTCGTCAGCCCCGGCAACCACTTCGATGCGTAGTGCATGATCGCGGCGCCGATCAGCTCGAACCTCATCCCCTTCACCTTGATGGCAGTGACCACTCGCACGAAGTGATCGATCCGGAGAATCGACACGTCCTCGAACCACCAGTCCGGGGGGACCGGCTGGCTCCGGCTCGGGCTGGATTCCTTGGAGTCACCATTCCACCTGGGGCTGGAAGCTCGCGCAGGCCTCCCGGTGTACGCCCACCGAATGCCTCTCGGATTGGCGCAGGCCTTCCAGGCGATGGACTCGCTGCACCGTCGCACGATCTGGAGGTTCTCTGCCCACGGCGAGAGGCTCTCGCAGCTCTTCAGCACCACGATCGAGTCTCGCCAAGAGGACAAGACGACGTAGCTGAGGAAGGCTTCTGTTTTGAAGATCAAGTTGCCCTCCTCCAAGTCCTCTGTCATCTCCAGGTACTCCGCGGCGCAGCGCAGCCCGGAGATGTTGGAGGCCGTCAGATCCACCGCTATGCCGTAACAAAACTTGGCCGCCAGTTCGAATGCTTCCGGGCCTCCCGGGAGATCATCCAATTCCACCAGGCTTGGTTCTGATTCCCGGGATGACTCGTATATGATTCTGTTCATTCTTCCACTCCTTGAGAGCAGAGGATACTTGAGAATCGAAGTAGAACAAAGCAGATTCTTAGTCAAGTCATTGCATACTTACGAACACCGCAAGAATCTTGTTGAGGATACAGAACACATGCAAGACTACAAGTAAATAACAAAGGAAAGGGAACAACCTTGTGCAGGTGGAAGCTGACACCTCCCACTTTAACCAGCAAATCACTGGGGATATCACTGGAAACAAACCTGTACAGAATTTTCATATGGGCTTTTTGTCATTACGTTGGTCGAATCATGGAGCTCACGAGCTCTACTGAAGGAGCAACCGCGAGAGGCTACTGAAACGAAGTACAAGAGGTACCAGGACTGGTCTCTGCGCTCGAAGCCATCGGTCTTGAGGCCGTCGTGCTTGTCAGGCTCAAGGTCTCTCCCTCCGCCGCGGCCGTCGCTCTCGGATTCCCACATGGTCGGGCTGAGAACGAGAGACCAGCAGGAGGCGGCCCAGAGTTAGCCAATAACCTTGGAACAATTGCCGGGAAAAAGATTGGAGATGAAACTTACTGAAGAACAAGATATCAAAGATCCGAGCCACAACAAAGTTTAGACCTTCAGAAGTGAGGGGCTAAGCACGAAGCGGAGAGACCAGCTTCAACCTCATAAAGGATGAGAACACTCTTCAGCTGAGCTCATGAAGACTTACAGAGATGAAGATTAAGCGCAAGAGAGGCTACCCACAGAGCAGAAGTTACAGCTGAGttcaccagagagagagagagagcgaagggGAGGGAGGCCAGATATACCTTGGTGCTGATGAAGGAGTGGAGAATGATATCACATGGGATGTTTGGTGTTATCTGGACTTGTCGAGGCTGTAGGATCATGGGCACTCTCTCATGTATTTTTGCTTGCTTCCATGGATTGTAAACTATTTTTGTTTCTGATCAAAGGATACATGGCTATGGCTGTGTTTACTTCACCAATCTCAATCTTTCAGCTATGTCTTTCTGTAGCTTTTTTCCCTGTTTGTTTCTACCAATGGCGGGTCACTTTTCTTGCATCTGAAGTGGTGGATCTACCCCTCCAATACCCCTCATTTTCTGTTCATCCATGTAACAGGGAAACTTTTCTGTCTGCAGAATGTAGATTTGTTCTATCACTCTCTTACGACACACACGGCTCAATGCGTGGAAACAGCCTGCACATTCTCTCTGTAAGTTCGAGACAGTTGCTGCAGATGAAACATCTATGTTCTAATGGAAACAACTATGGTGGTAGGAATCAGGAACCTCTCACATCGCCCATTTTTTGAGAGGCATGTGTTGTGGATCCCCTTGTGATTTGACACACCACGGATGAGTGTCCACGTAACGCTTCTCTatctcccccccccctctcttgggTGAGGCTTTGCCAGATCTCCTTGCAGGTTGACCATGCTCGGGAACAAGCCCTTCCCATGGAGATGGGACCAGCGTGGGGCCCACAACATAATGGCACGATGAAGTTGACTACAAAGGATCATAATTTGACTGTCTTTTGCAGAGCTGCTGCGTTGTGCATCCCTCCAACAAAATTGACCTTTGGCAGTAAAAGCTCATGCCGTGCAGGACAATTATACTGATCCATGAAGGTCTGGTGATGTGAACAATATAGCAGCAAAAAGTTATGACACCAAGAAATGAAATGAGCTTTCGATCGATGTACTGTTGGTGGGCAGAGCATGAAACAGTTCGAATGCCAGAcaaatttcatatttaaaatgcacCTATATATTATTGAGAAATTATATAAATACATGCATGTTAAATATGCTATTTACTTTTCCTTCGACATTGATTGGACAATATGTTCTACAGCAAAGTTTAATTGAACAGTGTATAGATGAAATAACTACAGGCATCCTTTTTATGGGATTTAATCTACTTTTAATCAGTGATTTTTTTTGGAAGATTAAGTATTATTAATTCCaatgaataaaaagaaaaaataattaatatataatataaaaaaaacctCAACCCACCTTTGGTTAAGGGAATGGGGGATATGAAGAAGACTGGTGGATGATGGTGATGCCACGTTGCCTCAAACTCCTCCACATATGCTTTGCTTTGGGTTGAGCCCCCCTGCTCTGACCTACATGCATTATGCTGACAATAAGACAATGGCCACCGCCATTATGAGGCCAAGATTACACGCATACATATATCCTTTCAAAATAAGTAGCTTTGATATTTATATCTCTAAATCTAAGTTTGGCATATATTTTATGATCAAACCTAAAAACTTGATGTACATAGTCTTAAAGCAAAAGTTTGATTAGGTTGTGAAGTTAATCATTTATTTAATGGACATATAGTTGAATCAGTATCCTATCCCTCAAAAATTATAATGATTCTTacattagtaagaaatataattaGCCATTCAAAAGTCTTAAAGAGTTTTCCATAAATCAATATACTTGAAAGTCTTTATAACTGATTCTCTAAtgagaaataattttatataaatattgaaCGGTACATAAATCGTCcgaattattataattatgatgctACACTGATCACACAATATTTTGGTTAATGTATTGAGATAGTAAGATGATGACATTACATATAAGTGTCCTCATGTTATAATGACAAGATAGTGACATGGCATATAAGTATccttatgttatatttttatactatttaataatttataattattttaatatataactctaaataatattatataataatttaagatatttaaaatatttttttaattcaaactAATTAATATTAACTATAATGGAGCATGATTAATCTGAGTTTTTTATGAATATTAACCGgacaaatatacatacatacatgcatacatatatatatatatatatatatatatatatatatatatatatatatatatatatatatatatatatatatatatatatatatatatatatatatagaggatatTTCTGAGCTTAAATGGATAGACATGTAAATCTAGACATGTAAATCCCCTTTATTAAATGATTCTTCTTTATCTCCAAAGTGCATCAATCACGAGGACATTGTTTGCTACATCAGCAGCATCCGAGTATATCTGAGCTCTACTTTAATCAAATCGGAAAACCTTGATATGTCCATTCTTTTGTCTCTTGTGTTCTTATATTTTTTTCCCCTTGTTGACCCTTACTGTATCGGTCATATACCCTTAATTTTATTTAACGGAGTCACCTGAGGTGTGCATCAATTAGGCTGCTTGTGATTTAGCTATGCACTGTGTTTGAGACATCCCCGATAATAGGACGATTAAGATATATTACATTTATCACATGTCTCAAAGTTTGTAGACTTCACATGAAACAAAAAAGGATGTGTGACAAGTTATATATTATTCTATCTTGATTTGATTGGTAAAATTATGTTTTTGACGTCGCATAAAGGCAACCACACCTTTTGCATTAAATTATTGTATATAAACCAATGGACCTAAGGAGGTACACGATTTGATATTAACATAAGAAATGTATTTGGAATAGGTTGTAGGCGATCATGTTTGACAGTCTCAACCCATTTCCCTTCTTTTG of Musa acuminata AAA Group cultivar baxijiao chromosome BXJ2-3, Cavendish_Baxijiao_AAA, whole genome shotgun sequence contains these proteins:
- the LOC103979290 gene encoding root phototropism protein 3 yields the protein MWESESDGRGGGRDLEPDKHDGLKTDGFERRDQSWFVSSDIPSDLLVKVGGVSFHLHKYPLLSRSGRMNRIIYESSRESEPSLVELDDLPGGPEAFELAAKFCYGIAVDLTASNISGLRCAAEYLEMTEDLEEGNLIFKTEAFLSYVVLSSWRDSIVVLKSCESLSPWAENLQIVRRCSESIAWKACANPRGIRWAYTGRPARASSPRWNGDSKESSPSRSQPVPPDWWFEDVSILRIDHFVRVVTAIKVKGMRFELIGAAIMHYASKWLPGLTKEGAQGGEEPWSHQGGLHLIVAGSGSKDDLSSGQIREQRMVIESLISIIPPQKDCVTCSFLLRLLRLANMLKVAPALVTELEKRVGMQLEQATLPDLLIPSFHKSETLYDVDLVQRLLEHFLVQEQTESSSPGREPYPDKHSYEANQRASGPNAKTRVARLLDSYLTEVSRDRNLSLTKFQVLAEALPESTRTCDDGLYRAVDSYLKAHPTLTEHERKRLCRVMDCQKLSIDACMHAAQNERLPLRVVVQVLFSEQVKISNAIASSSLKEAVESHYQPVISARRQLLEGTPQSFQEGWAAAKKDINTLKFELESMKAKYLELQNDMDNLQRQFEKMSSTKPSKQSSSPWSTGWKKLSKLTKMTSEANELGAPMPGTAATEATKKGPRRWRNSIS